The following proteins come from a genomic window of Micromonospora zamorensis:
- the paaE gene encoding 1,2-phenylacetyl-CoA epoxidase subunit PaaE gives MTVTITRPVRRRPAFHPLSVAAVDRLTDDSVAVTFAVPEELRDTFAFRAGQHLTVRRVAEDGSDVRRSYSICSTPDDLTRHGRLRIGVREIPGGAFSAFACGALRGGDTVEVLPPLGTFTTAFAPDRVRHYGAVVAGSGITPVLGLVATALAVEPASTFTLVYGNRTANTVMFAEELADLKDRYPTRLHLVHVLSREQGESPLLSGRIDAERLGRLLGSIVPGDLVEEWFLCGPYGMVVDVRDVLTARGLPESAVRTELFHVDAPPEPVRRPTDQVGAGAEVTIVLDGRSSNFTMGREERVLDAALKVRGELPYACKGGVCSTCKAKVVDGAVTMARNYALEPDELAAGYVLTCQSSPTTDKLTVDYDA, from the coding sequence GTGACTGTCACCATCACCCGCCCGGTCCGTCGCCGGCCGGCCTTCCACCCGTTGTCGGTCGCGGCCGTCGACCGGCTCACCGACGACTCCGTGGCGGTCACGTTCGCCGTACCGGAGGAGTTGCGGGACACATTCGCTTTCCGGGCGGGCCAGCACCTCACGGTGCGGCGGGTGGCTGAGGACGGCTCGGACGTGCGCCGGTCGTACTCGATCTGCTCCACCCCCGACGACCTGACCCGGCACGGCCGGTTGCGGATCGGGGTGCGGGAGATCCCCGGCGGCGCGTTCTCGGCGTTCGCCTGCGGGGCGCTGCGCGGCGGCGACACGGTCGAGGTGCTGCCGCCGCTGGGCACCTTCACGACGGCCTTCGCGCCGGACCGGGTGCGCCACTACGGCGCGGTCGTCGCCGGCTCCGGCATCACACCGGTGCTCGGGCTGGTCGCGACCGCCCTGGCCGTCGAGCCGGCCAGCACGTTCACCCTGGTGTACGGCAACCGCACGGCGAACACCGTGATGTTCGCCGAGGAGCTGGCCGACCTGAAGGACCGCTATCCCACCCGGCTGCACCTGGTGCACGTGCTGTCCCGGGAGCAGGGCGAGTCACCACTGCTCTCCGGGCGCATCGACGCCGAGAGGCTGGGCCGGTTGCTGGGCAGCATCGTGCCGGGCGACCTGGTCGAGGAATGGTTCCTCTGCGGCCCGTACGGCATGGTGGTCGACGTCCGGGACGTGCTGACCGCGCGCGGGCTTCCCGAGTCGGCGGTGCGTACCGAACTGTTCCACGTCGACGCACCGCCGGAGCCGGTCCGCCGACCCACCGACCAGGTGGGCGCCGGGGCCGAGGTGACCATCGTGCTGGACGGCCGCTCGTCGAACTTCACCATGGGTCGCGAGGAGCGGGTGCTGGACGCCGCCCTGAAGGTTCGCGGCGAGCTGCCGTACGCCTGCAAGGGTGGTGTCTGCTCGACCTGCAAGGCGAAGGTCGTGGACGGTGCAGTCACGATGGCCCGCAACTACGCCCTGGAGCCCGACGAGCTGGCCGCCGGCTACGTCCTGACCTGCCAGTCCAGCCCGACGACCGACAAGCTCACTGTCGACTACGACGCATGA
- a CDS encoding demethylmenaquinone methyltransferase has product MSRTPQGQRASLDKQPHEVAAMFDGVAERYDLTNTVISLGQDRSWRRSTRAALGLRPGERVLDVGAGTGVSTRELAQSGAYAVGADLSLGMLYAGKRARPEVPLLAGDALRLPFADASFDAVTISFALRNVNDTDAALRELARVTRPGGRLVVCEFSTPVNPAFRTVYLSYLMRSLPVVARAVSSNPEAYVYLAESVRAWPAQAALAGRIAAAGWGRVAWRNLTGGVVALHRGIRE; this is encoded by the coding sequence GTGAGCCGTACCCCGCAGGGCCAGCGAGCCAGTCTGGACAAGCAGCCGCACGAGGTCGCCGCGATGTTCGACGGCGTGGCGGAGCGCTACGACCTGACCAACACGGTGATCTCGCTGGGTCAGGATCGCTCGTGGCGTCGCTCCACCCGGGCGGCACTGGGGCTGCGGCCGGGTGAGCGGGTGCTGGACGTGGGCGCCGGCACCGGCGTCTCGACGCGGGAGCTGGCGCAGTCCGGGGCGTACGCGGTGGGCGCCGACCTGTCGTTGGGCATGCTGTACGCCGGCAAGCGGGCCCGCCCCGAGGTGCCGCTGCTGGCCGGCGACGCGCTGCGGTTGCCGTTCGCCGATGCCAGCTTCGACGCGGTGACCATCTCCTTCGCGCTGCGCAACGTCAACGACACCGACGCGGCCCTGCGTGAGCTGGCTCGGGTCACCCGGCCGGGCGGGCGACTTGTGGTCTGCGAGTTCAGCACCCCGGTCAACCCGGCCTTCCGGACGGTCTACCTGTCGTACCTGATGCGGTCGTTGCCGGTGGTCGCCCGAGCGGTGTCGAGCAACCCCGAGGCGTACGTCTATCTCGCCGAGTCGGTCCGGGCCTGGCCGGCGCAGGCCGCGCTTGCCGGGCGGATCGCCGCGGCCGGGTGGGGACGAGTGGCGTGGCGCAACCTGACCGGTGGTGTGGTTGCCCTGCATCGGGGCATCCGCGAGTAG
- a CDS encoding N-acetylmuramoyl-L-alanine amidase, translated as MATIPWLATVLREAGVRVVEEGNWLGRVAGSSFNPIGVLWHHTAATSSAANPHPALNICINGRSDLPGPLCQALVDYNGVFHLISGGRANHAGTSVGSGPIPAGDGNALMVGWEIDYNGISQAMTNAQYSASVLATAAVLRRLGRDATYARGHRETSNAGKIDPSFIDLDTMRADVARQLAGNPPLNLSENDMKLIQSTNRGIALVGPGYFRVLTTNEEVQQAVLLVGNPLIGNDRQFDLWRSIAFDGQVKAPSA; from the coding sequence ATGGCGACCATCCCCTGGCTCGCCACCGTGCTGCGCGAGGCCGGCGTCAGGGTGGTCGAAGAGGGCAACTGGCTGGGCCGGGTGGCCGGCAGCTCGTTCAACCCGATCGGCGTGCTCTGGCACCACACTGCGGCCACCTCCAGCGCCGCCAACCCGCACCCCGCCCTGAACATCTGCATCAACGGCCGGTCCGACCTGCCCGGCCCGCTCTGTCAGGCACTGGTCGACTACAACGGCGTCTTCCACCTCATCTCGGGTGGTCGGGCCAACCACGCCGGCACCAGCGTGGGCAGCGGGCCCATTCCGGCCGGCGACGGCAACGCCCTGATGGTCGGTTGGGAGATCGACTACAACGGGATCAGCCAGGCCATGACCAACGCCCAGTACTCGGCCTCGGTGCTCGCGACCGCCGCCGTGCTGCGCCGGCTCGGCCGCGATGCCACCTACGCCCGGGGCCACCGGGAGACCAGCAACGCCGGCAAGATCGACCCCTCCTTCATCGACCTCGACACGATGCGCGCCGACGTGGCCCGCCAGCTCGCCGGCAACCCTCCCCTCAACCTCTCGGAGAACGACATGAAGCTGATCCAGTCCACCAACCGGGGCATCGCCCTGGTCGGCCCCGGCTACTTCCGCGTGCTCACCACCAACGAGGAGGTGCAGCAGGCAGTCCTGCTGGTCGGCAACCCCCTGATCGGCAACGACCGCCAGTTCGACCTGTGGCGCAGCATCGCCTTCGACGGCCAGGTCAAGGCCCCGTCGGCCTGA
- the mqnC gene encoding cyclic dehypoxanthinyl futalosine synthase has protein sequence MTVSREIDDILQRGADGGRITPEEALLLYTEAPFHALGEAADAVRRRRYPDNVVTYLIDRNINYTNVCVTACKFCAFYRAPKHKEGWTHPTEEILRRCGEAVELGATQVMLQGGHHPDYGVEYYEELFSSVKQAYPQLVIHSIGPSEILHMAKVSGVSLDEAIARIKTAGLDSIAGAGAEMLPERPRKAIAPLKESGERWLEVMELAHRQGIESTATMMMGTGETHAERIEHLRMIRDVQDRTGGFRSFIPWTYQPENNHLKGRTQATTLEYLRLVAVARLFFETVPHLQASWLTTGKDVGQLSLHMGVDDLGSIMLEENVISSAGARHRSNLHELIGMIRSADRIPAQRDTLYNRLAVHHTPADDPTDERVVSHFSSIALPGGGAGKSLPLVEVN, from the coding sequence GTGACGGTGAGCCGGGAGATCGACGACATCCTGCAGCGTGGCGCGGACGGCGGGCGGATCACGCCCGAGGAGGCGCTGCTGCTCTACACCGAGGCGCCCTTCCACGCGTTGGGCGAGGCGGCGGACGCGGTGCGCCGGCGGCGCTACCCCGACAACGTCGTCACGTACCTGATCGACCGCAACATCAACTACACGAACGTCTGTGTGACGGCGTGCAAGTTCTGCGCGTTCTACCGCGCTCCCAAGCACAAGGAAGGGTGGACCCACCCGACCGAGGAGATCCTGCGCCGGTGCGGCGAGGCGGTCGAGCTGGGCGCGACCCAGGTGATGCTCCAGGGCGGGCATCACCCGGATTACGGCGTGGAGTACTACGAGGAGCTGTTCTCCTCGGTCAAGCAGGCGTACCCGCAGCTGGTCATCCACTCGATCGGCCCCAGCGAGATCCTGCACATGGCGAAGGTCTCCGGTGTGAGCCTGGACGAGGCGATCGCCCGGATCAAGACCGCCGGTCTGGACTCGATCGCCGGCGCCGGCGCCGAGATGCTGCCGGAGCGGCCGCGGAAGGCCATCGCGCCGCTCAAGGAGTCGGGCGAGCGCTGGCTGGAGGTCATGGAGCTGGCCCACCGGCAGGGCATCGAGTCGACCGCCACCATGATGATGGGCACCGGTGAGACGCACGCCGAGCGGATCGAGCACCTGCGCATGATCCGTGACGTGCAGGACCGCACCGGCGGTTTCCGGTCCTTCATTCCGTGGACGTACCAGCCGGAGAACAACCACCTCAAGGGCCGCACCCAGGCGACCACGCTGGAATACCTGCGGCTGGTCGCGGTGGCCCGGCTCTTCTTCGAGACCGTGCCGCACCTCCAGGCGTCCTGGCTGACCACGGGCAAGGACGTCGGGCAGCTCTCGCTGCACATGGGCGTGGACGACCTCGGCTCGATCATGCTGGAGGAGAACGTCATCTCCTCCGCCGGTGCCCGGCACCGCTCCAACCTGCACGAGCTGATCGGCATGATCCGCTCGGCGGACCGGATCCCCGCGCAGCGGGACACCCTCTACAACCGGCTCGCCGTGCACCACACGCCGGCCGACGATCCGACCGACGAGCGGGTGGTCTCACACTTCTCCTCGATCGCGCTGCCCGGTGGCGGGGCGGGCAAATCCCTGCCGCTGGTCGAGGTCAACTGA
- a CDS encoding cell wall anchor protein yields the protein MTAFHRSALARAGVVALLAAGGLATVAAPAQAADQADLALVPLSYELAKGVDAAKAKPFKFRVDNSRSSVAAKGVSYTADTSLLLKNKIGFVVPDGCQVKGKKFTCELGDLPAGTSEEFGIPLFSTGGRGAAGTLVVTIKSATVDPKRGDNKVEHEITVAKPGYDLTSWVQDVQANVVVNGVQGDDPDLRPVRRGETVPLDWAIYNDGSRKATGIFYGLTLPVGVTFAQKPEGCLEQVFQGKQQLFCEDAGAVVKPGEYYTSDIRVTIGGDVTEPVLHEGDLFAYGLDGAEGQPEEEPEVASLAQRKAFTEVDVMDNHTTFEAFVDLAATPTPTATPTPSGTATPGTTTSPAAGGGGSDGGGLPVTGVQVGLIGGIGAIILLVGGALLVLSRRRKVVLVAPGDEKSTD from the coding sequence ATGACAGCGTTCCACCGCTCGGCCCTGGCGCGCGCCGGCGTTGTGGCTCTGCTCGCGGCCGGTGGCCTGGCCACCGTGGCCGCCCCGGCGCAGGCCGCCGACCAGGCCGACCTGGCGCTGGTGCCGCTGAGCTACGAGCTGGCCAAGGGCGTCGACGCGGCCAAGGCCAAGCCGTTCAAGTTCCGAGTCGACAACAGTCGGAGCTCGGTTGCCGCCAAGGGCGTCAGCTACACCGCGGACACCAGCCTGTTGTTGAAAAACAAGATCGGCTTCGTGGTTCCCGACGGCTGCCAGGTGAAGGGCAAGAAGTTCACCTGCGAACTCGGTGACCTGCCGGCCGGCACCAGCGAGGAGTTCGGCATTCCGCTGTTCTCCACCGGTGGTCGCGGCGCGGCCGGCACATTGGTGGTCACCATCAAGTCGGCCACCGTCGACCCCAAGCGTGGCGACAACAAGGTCGAGCACGAGATCACCGTCGCCAAGCCCGGCTACGACCTGACCAGTTGGGTGCAGGACGTCCAGGCGAACGTCGTGGTGAACGGCGTCCAGGGCGATGATCCCGACCTGCGTCCGGTGCGGCGAGGCGAGACGGTGCCGCTGGACTGGGCGATCTACAACGATGGCAGTCGCAAGGCGACGGGCATCTTCTACGGCCTGACCCTGCCGGTGGGCGTCACCTTCGCGCAGAAGCCGGAGGGCTGCCTTGAGCAGGTATTCCAGGGCAAGCAGCAGCTGTTCTGCGAGGACGCCGGTGCGGTCGTGAAGCCGGGGGAGTACTACACCTCGGACATCCGGGTGACCATCGGCGGCGACGTGACCGAGCCGGTGCTGCACGAGGGTGACCTCTTCGCGTACGGGCTGGACGGTGCCGAAGGGCAGCCTGAGGAGGAGCCGGAGGTGGCCAGCCTGGCTCAGCGGAAGGCGTTCACCGAGGTCGACGTGATGGACAACCACACCACGTTCGAGGCTTTCGTGGACCTGGCCGCCACGCCCACGCCGACCGCGACGCCCACGCCGAGCGGAACGGCCACGCCGGGCACCACCACCTCGCCGGCCGCCGGTGGCGGTGGCTCCGACGGTGGTGGGTTGCCGGTGACCGGTGTGCAGGTCGGCCTGATCGGCGGCATCGGCGCGATCATCCTGCTCGTGGGCGGGGCGCTGCTGGTGCTCTCCCGTCGGCGCAAGGTCGTCCTGGTCGCTCCGGGCGACGAGAAGTCGACCGACTGA